The following coding sequences are from one Buchnera aphidicola (Cinara confinis) window:
- a CDS encoding HIT domain-containing protein — MNQDNIFQKIINKKIKSELIYQDQYVTAFKDLFPKAPIHILVVPNILITSLDEINQKNKKILMYMYYAAIKITRMVKINISGYRLIMNCNPDSGQEIQHIHLHILGGQYLGPILSKI, encoded by the coding sequence ATGAATCAAGATAATATTTTTCAAAAGATAATTAATAAAAAAATAAAATCAGAATTAATTTATCAAGATCAATATGTTACAGCATTTAAAGATTTATTTCCAAAAGCACCTATACATATTTTAGTCGTTCCAAATATTCTAATCACATCTTTAGATGAAATTAATCAAAAAAATAAAAAAATACTTATGTACATGTATTATGCAGCTATTAAAATTACAAGAATGGTAAAAATTAATATAAGTGGATATAGATTAATTATGAATTGCAATCCTGATTCAGGTCAAGAAATTCAACATATACACCTTCATATACTCGGTGGTCAATATCTAGGCCCGATACTATCAAAAATATAG
- the acpP gene encoding acyl carrier protein has protein sequence MNNITNRIFKILAKQFQKKENKISLKSNFSNDFQADSLDFVELIMLVEDEFKIDIIDININHIKTVENFIDFITKIIKKK, from the coding sequence ATGAATAATATTACGAATAGAATTTTTAAAATTCTCGCAAAACAATTTCAAAAGAAAGAAAATAAAATTTCTTTAAAAAGTAATTTTTCAAATGATTTTCAAGCCGACTCTTTAGATTTTGTAGAATTAATTATGTTAGTAGAAGATGAATTTAAAATTGATATTATTGATATAAATATCAATCATATAAAGACTGTTGAAAACTTTATAGATTTCATTACAAAAATAATAAAAAAAAAATAA
- a CDS encoding TatD family hydrolase, with protein MFLIDTHCHIHNLNYKTLHKNIESVLEESEKKNIKRFLAVSTSIQDFKNLKKFIKNQSNIFLSCGLHPNYQHKKSDIINVEKFSQKNNVIAIGETGLDFYRSSKKKKQIELFKKHIYISKKLKKPIIVHSRYSKKETIDALYSDCKQEISGILHSFNEDIEMARKLLDLGFYISFSGIITFKNADYLRKILNFIPINRLLIETDSPYLSPEPVRNKENQPSFLIYIAKYIAKYIKMDFLSFTSVLQKNFFTLFKLKNKIN; from the coding sequence ATGTTTTTAATTGATACTCATTGCCATATTCATAATCTAAATTATAAAACTCTTCATAAAAATATTGAATCTGTCTTAGAAGAATCAGAAAAAAAAAATATAAAAAGATTTTTAGCGGTTTCTACTTCTATTCAAGATTTTAAAAATCTTAAAAAATTTATTAAAAATCAAAGTAATATTTTTTTATCTTGCGGATTACATCCAAATTATCAACACAAAAAATCAGATATTATAAATGTAGAAAAATTTTCTCAAAAAAATAATGTTATTGCTATTGGTGAAACAGGGTTAGATTTTTATCGATCTTCAAAAAAAAAAAAACAAATTGAATTATTTAAAAAACATATATATATATCAAAAAAATTAAAAAAACCTATTATTGTACATAGCCGTTATTCCAAAAAAGAAACAATTGATGCACTTTATTCAGATTGTAAACAAGAAATATCTGGAATATTACATTCTTTTAATGAAGATATAGAAATGGCTAGAAAACTACTAGATCTAGGTTTTTATATATCTTTTTCTGGTATTATAACCTTTAAGAACGCAGATTATTTAAGGAAAATATTAAATTTTATTCCTATAAATCGTCTTTTAATAGAAACTGATTCACCCTATTTATCCCCGGAGCCAGTAAGAAATAAAGAAAATCAACCATCTTTTTTAATTTATATAGCAAAATATATTGCTAAGTATATTAAAATGGACTTTTTGAGTTTTACTTCGGTTCTTCAAAAAAATTTTTTTACATTATTTAAGCTAAAAAATAAAATTAATTAA
- a CDS encoding DNA polymerase III subunit delta' C-terminal domain-containing protein, with the protein MEKIHNTLKSRATIYYIRSLNKNNSILWLQEKNKNKSNQEIKTAFCINKYSLIKSHLFLNGSQILQRKKLMNIIKNYVLDQDINVLFSLLYYNNTSLLITWICHLLIDVIKFNIFKKKDVLCNPDQYDLIKKLSKKIELENLYENLMSWIKCQYILKKIPYIDKKLMLTEQTLCWNYLLNNKK; encoded by the coding sequence TTGGAAAAAATTCATAATACATTAAAAAGCCGAGCTACAATATATTATATTCGTTCTCTAAATAAAAATAATTCTATTTTATGGTTACAAGAAAAAAATAAAAATAAATCAAATCAAGAAATTAAGACTGCTTTTTGTATTAATAAATATTCGCTAATAAAATCTCATCTATTTTTAAATGGATCTCAAATATTACAAAGAAAAAAGCTCATGAATATTATTAAAAACTATGTTCTTGATCAAGATATTAATGTATTATTTTCACTTTTGTACTATAATAATACATCTCTTCTAATTACATGGATATGTCATTTGCTGATAGATGTAATAAAATTTAATATATTTAAAAAAAAAGATGTTTTATGTAATCCTGATCAATATGATTTAATTAAAAAATTATCTAAAAAAATAGAATTAGAGAATCTTTATGAAAATTTAATGTCCTGGATTAAATGTCAATATATATTAAAAAAAATTCCTTATATTGATAAAAAATTAATGTTAACTGAACAAACATTATGTTGGAATTATTTACTCAACAATAAAAAATAA